From one Thermodesulfobacteriota bacterium genomic stretch:
- a CDS encoding glycosyltransferase family 4 protein yields MKILYVNNARVSSGAEDHLVDVGAWMMKNGQEPVFLVSVESVLEKQLTEVGVPYHSVFDKRRPLTLLQRIGKAILAERPDVISINREHNILPVLCATRLVSPWLRKKPKMVAVFHTPTGRYYPGLKRFDGIVATSEYTGAGFVRANPGIERVIEIIHYGIRLPSADEAAKADRNRPRRYFRDRGFPIIGMVGELWKNQEELVDAAPAMLETFPDMTVALIGGYQESAPLNDRIARLGLKKHFVLTGRIPRAIIPDAFHDLDLSVSTHRNEGFGIVHIESMASLTPVVAYNSGGLVEILRKGGGVLVDGGPKEFAQAVVALLSDDERRRRLAAEGRKAVEEHFSIDAMGRHHLRYYENVLSGEARRR; encoded by the coding sequence GAAGATCCTCTATGTGAACAATGCGCGGGTTTCCAGCGGCGCCGAGGACCACCTGGTGGACGTCGGCGCATGGATGATGAAGAACGGGCAGGAGCCGGTCTTCCTCGTCTCCGTGGAGAGCGTCCTCGAGAAGCAGTTGACCGAAGTCGGGGTTCCCTACCACTCCGTGTTCGACAAGCGCCGGCCGCTGACCCTCCTGCAAAGGATCGGCAAGGCCATTCTCGCCGAGCGGCCCGACGTCATCTCGATCAACCGGGAGCACAACATCCTCCCCGTGCTCTGCGCGACCCGCCTTGTCTCCCCATGGCTCAGGAAGAAGCCGAAGATGGTGGCGGTCTTCCATACCCCCACGGGCCGATATTACCCCGGCCTGAAGCGGTTCGACGGGATCGTCGCGACGTCCGAATACACGGGGGCCGGCTTCGTCCGGGCGAATCCCGGGATCGAGCGGGTCATCGAGATCATCCATTACGGGATCCGGCTGCCGTCGGCCGACGAGGCCGCGAAGGCGGACAGGAACCGGCCGCGGAGATATTTCCGGGACCGGGGGTTCCCCATCATCGGCATGGTCGGCGAGCTGTGGAAGAACCAGGAAGAGCTGGTGGACGCCGCGCCGGCGATGCTGGAGACGTTCCCGGACATGACGGTGGCGCTCATCGGCGGATACCAGGAATCCGCCCCGCTGAACGACCGGATCGCCCGCCTCGGGCTGAAGAAGCATTTCGTGCTGACGGGACGCATCCCGCGCGCGATCATCCCCGACGCGTTCCATGACCTCGACCTGTCGGTATCCACCCACCGGAACGAGGGGTTCGGAATCGTGCACATCGAGTCGATGGCCTCCCTGACGCCCGTGGTGGCGTACAACAGCGGGGGGCTCGTGGAAATCCTGCGAAAAGGGGGGGGCGTGCTCGTGGACGGCGGCCCGAAGGAGTTCGCGCAGGCCGTCGTCGCACTGCTCTCGGACGACGAGCGTCGCCGCCGCCTGGCCGCCGAGGGGAGGAAGGCCGTGGAGGAGCACTTCTCCATCGACGCGATGGGAAGGCATCACCTGCGCTACTACGAGAACGTCCTGTCCGGGGAGGCGCGGCGGCGTTAA